A window of Methanolobus sediminis contains these coding sequences:
- a CDS encoding CDP-2,3-bis-(O-geranylgeranyl)-sn-glycerol synthase: MLPAYIPNSMAAVFGGGRPIDGGRTMSDGRRMLGDGKTWRGLIAGTVCGMLLGLLQMYYLSRSSSIFGVELPSFGEGMGAMLVIFTLAFGSLLGDMSMSYFKRRMGYKRGAALPGVDQLDFVMGAWLLTLITSPAWFLGNFTSGIILTLLIVTPLLHFVTNVIGYYIGVKNEPW; the protein is encoded by the coding sequence ATGCTTCCTGCATACATTCCAAACTCCATGGCTGCTGTTTTTGGCGGTGGCCGTCCTATAGATGGTGGCAGAACGATGTCTGACGGGCGTCGCATGCTTGGAGATGGAAAGACCTGGCGTGGTCTTATTGCAGGTACTGTGTGCGGAATGTTACTTGGCTTGTTGCAAATGTATTATCTTAGCAGAAGCAGCAGTATATTTGGTGTTGAATTGCCATCCTTCGGTGAAGGTATGGGTGCTATGCTTGTAATATTCACCCTTGCATTCGGCTCGCTACTGGGTGATATGTCCATGAGTTATTTCAAACGCAGGATGGGATACAAGAGAGGTGCTGCTTTGCCTGGTGTTGATCAGCTTGATTTTGTCATGGGTGCATGGCTTTTGACATTAATTACTTCACCTGCATGGTTTTTGGGTAACTTTACTTCCGGTATTATCCTTACTTTGCTTATCGTAACTCCTCTGCTGCATTTTGTAACTAACGTTATAGGTTACTACATTGGGGTTAAGAACGAGCCCTGGTGA
- the pyrE gene encoding orotate phosphoribosyltransferase gives MSEGNGKRTLIDALKACGAVKFGDFTLASGKKSSYYIDIKKASTDPKTLKVIAKEAGKVIKGLDIDAVGGVVLGGVPLATAVSMETELPLVLIRKSEKEYGTGGRFVGDFQEGSKILLLEDVTTSGGSVMDAIVAIREAGAVVDRVITVVDRESGAEKSLSDIGVKLVPLVRASDLI, from the coding sequence ATGTCTGAAGGGAATGGCAAACGTACATTAATTGATGCATTAAAGGCATGTGGTGCAGTCAAATTTGGTGATTTCACACTTGCTTCAGGAAAGAAAAGCAGTTACTATATTGATATTAAAAAGGCAAGCACGGATCCTAAGACCTTAAAGGTAATAGCAAAGGAAGCAGGAAAGGTCATAAAGGGTCTGGATATCGATGCTGTCGGTGGAGTTGTGCTTGGTGGTGTTCCACTTGCAACTGCAGTTTCAATGGAGACTGAGCTTCCTCTGGTACTCATTCGTAAGTCTGAGAAAGAATATGGTACCGGTGGACGCTTTGTAGGGGATTTCCAGGAAGGTTCAAAAATACTGCTTCTTGAGGATGTAACTACAAGCGGTGGTTCTGTGATGGATGCTATTGTGGCAATTCGTGAAGCTGGTGCTGTTGTTGACAGGGTCATCACTGTTGTTGATCGTGAGTCCGGAGCGGAGAAGAGCCTGAGTGATATTGGTGTTAAACTTGTTCCTCTTGTAAGGGCAAGTGATCTCATTTGA
- the purD gene encoding phosphoribosylamine--glycine ligase — translation MNILVVGGGGREHAIVAAIERSRQDPSIYAVMSKKNPGIAALCEDYLLEKETNVEKVVEYAVSKNIELVVVGPEAPLSVGLADALEAEGISVASPKQKVAQLEFDKAWARNFMRNNNIAGCPVFDVFTDKAAMDAFIDELGNVAIKPAGLTGGKGVKVMGDQLPDVKAAKEYAASLLDMGSVVVEENLVGEEFTLQAFVDGKNLAFMPTVQDHKRAFENDLGPNTGGMGSYNAAGEILPFLTAEDVESSKQIMKDTIKALYKETGQEYKGTLYGQFMITKDGPKVIEFNARFGDPEAMNVLPLLESDYVDVLAAMASGTLDKIDVKFSNKATVCKYAVPAGYPDDPTKDREVTVGDIGDAILFYSSVYEKDGKVYTTGSRAVAVVGVADSIEEAEEIAQNALENLSGDLHYRSDIGKAFLIQRRIDHMNEIRGQ, via the coding sequence ATGAATATACTAGTAGTTGGTGGCGGCGGAAGAGAGCATGCTATCGTAGCAGCAATTGAACGTAGCAGGCAAGACCCGTCCATCTATGCGGTGATGTCAAAGAAGAACCCGGGCATTGCTGCTCTTTGTGAAGATTATCTCCTTGAAAAGGAGACAAACGTTGAGAAAGTTGTCGAGTATGCTGTTTCCAAGAACATTGAGCTTGTTGTGGTTGGTCCGGAAGCACCTCTTTCAGTTGGTCTTGCAGATGCCCTTGAAGCAGAAGGCATCAGCGTTGCAAGTCCTAAACAGAAAGTTGCACAGCTTGAGTTTGACAAGGCATGGGCACGTAACTTCATGAGGAACAACAATATTGCAGGCTGCCCTGTTTTCGATGTTTTCACAGATAAGGCTGCAATGGATGCTTTTATTGATGAGCTTGGAAATGTTGCTATCAAGCCTGCAGGTCTTACAGGTGGAAAAGGTGTCAAGGTAATGGGTGACCAGTTACCTGATGTTAAGGCTGCAAAAGAGTATGCAGCAAGTCTTCTTGACATGGGAAGCGTTGTCGTTGAGGAGAACCTTGTTGGTGAGGAATTCACACTTCAGGCTTTTGTTGACGGTAAGAACCTTGCTTTCATGCCAACAGTCCAGGACCACAAGAGGGCATTTGAGAACGATCTCGGACCAAACACCGGTGGAATGGGTTCCTACAATGCAGCAGGTGAAATTCTTCCGTTCCTGACCGCTGAGGATGTTGAGAGTTCAAAGCAAATAATGAAGGACACCATCAAGGCACTCTACAAGGAGACCGGACAGGAGTACAAGGGAACACTCTACGGTCAGTTCATGATCACAAAGGACGGTCCGAAGGTCATTGAGTTCAATGCACGTTTCGGTGACCCGGAGGCAATGAACGTATTACCTCTTCTTGAGTCAGATTATGTTGATGTGCTGGCTGCAATGGCAAGCGGTACACTTGATAAGATCGATGTGAAGTTCAGCAACAAGGCAACAGTGTGCAAGTATGCTGTCCCTGCAGGTTATCCTGATGATCCTACAAAGGACAGGGAAGTCACAGTTGGTGATATTGGTGACGCGATCCTTTTCTATTCAAGCGTTTACGAGAAGGATGGAAAGGTTTACACCACAGGTTCAAGGGCTGTTGCTGTTGTAGGTGTTGCTGATTCAATTGAAGAGGCAGAAGAGATCGCCCAGAATGCTCTGGAGAATCTTTCCGGTGACCTTCATTACAGAAGTGATATAGGTAAGGCATTCCTTATCCAGAGGCGTATTGACCATATGAATGAAATACGCGGGCAGTAG
- a CDS encoding cytochrome c-type biogenesis CcmF C-terminal domain-containing protein, protein MKNKIPDLTTSNTMLATVVTFLILATIITMGMLTPLIAKLVNGVEISLDPGYYNTRSALPVAALVLLLSTCMLIGYADKKYIVPIVTGSVVLSIIFAVLAPFGNTPIDISLPILIVALLTAFYRIYRIVLGKQNASTKNKIRSISAHVIHVGILLILLGIILSSNMKIESSAVLSSGSGEIVSFDGQHYQLIMNSMNSYYSGEAFRNYPASSYTTEVIFDIYKNGRYFKSGKVNYITDFKWGQSYTTTYINHGLTEELFIAPRAIDESAGEIDLYMRTVPFINCLWGGIYLMVIGIIALILTDRGNKDRAIDPTSVVSEKSSANGTDNENKYDRMLQQEIQKRKANRVKGKR, encoded by the coding sequence ATGAAAAACAAAATACCTGACCTGACAACAAGTAATACAATGCTTGCGACTGTTGTCACTTTTCTCATACTGGCGACTATCATCACAATGGGAATGCTGACTCCCCTTATCGCAAAGCTTGTAAACGGCGTGGAAATAAGTCTTGATCCCGGCTATTATAACACCAGATCCGCACTACCTGTTGCTGCACTGGTGCTGCTTTTAAGCACATGCATGCTAATAGGATATGCAGATAAAAAATACATTGTACCCATAGTAACCGGTTCAGTGGTGCTTTCGATTATTTTTGCAGTGCTGGCACCGTTTGGAAATACTCCAATTGATATTTCCCTGCCAATACTGATAGTAGCCCTCCTGACAGCCTTTTACCGCATATACAGAATAGTTCTCGGTAAACAGAATGCTTCAACAAAAAATAAGATACGTAGTATAAGCGCACATGTTATCCATGTTGGAATACTGCTAATCCTGCTTGGCATAATACTCAGTTCCAACATGAAAATAGAAAGCTCCGCAGTCCTTAGTTCAGGTTCCGGCGAGATAGTAAGTTTTGACGGACAACACTACCAGCTTATAATGAACAGTATGAACTCATACTACAGCGGAGAAGCTTTCAGGAACTATCCTGCATCATCATATACAACAGAAGTCATTTTTGATATCTACAAAAATGGCAGGTATTTTAAGAGTGGAAAAGTGAACTACATCACCGATTTCAAGTGGGGACAGTCATACACAACTACTTACATTAACCATGGACTCACCGAGGAACTTTTCATAGCCCCTAGAGCTATTGACGAATCGGCTGGTGAGATTGACCTTTACATGAGAACTGTACCGTTCATCAACTGCCTCTGGGGAGGCATCTACCTTATGGTAATAGGTATCATTGCCCTGATCCTGACTGACCGCGGGAACAAAGATAGAGCAATTGACCCTACCAGTGTCGTATCAGAAAAAAGCAGTGCCAATGGCACAGACAATGAAAACAAATATGACCGTATGCTTCAGCAGGAAATTCAGAAGCGTAAAGCAAATAGGGTGAAGGGAAAGAGGTGA
- the ccsA gene encoding cytochrome c biogenesis protein CcsA, with translation MNFGMILIWIAFICGLGATFASIRYNLSSDHRSGILTKKLEILCTLAVALSSLILVIHLLGVNASYEYVYNHSSTDLSWFYRISAFWAGQQGSLLLWALGILVMLMFVRYTGHTKEFAESKLMDITTMVTMAIVSVFLILLIIDNPFAAFRVLPSGSIEPTNWNPFAALYDVPYGQGMNPLLRNPWMAVHPPMLFLGYAAFTIPFAAAVANLITKDSRWTLISRDWMRIAWLFLTLGIGLGGFWAYEVLGWGAWYWTWDPVETSSLIPWITATAYLHAHSRSRFGEYGFLAPLMAIVSFILVIFATFVTRSGIWASVHSWQDFTTEGLIIAIFLVILTGSSIFLLGKRYLEDN, from the coding sequence TTGAATTTTGGAATGATACTTATATGGATAGCCTTCATCTGCGGACTGGGAGCCACATTTGCTTCAATCCGATACAATCTGAGTTCTGACCATCGATCAGGAATACTAACTAAAAAACTGGAAATACTCTGTACGCTTGCTGTGGCACTGTCATCCCTGATTCTCGTTATACACCTGCTGGGTGTGAACGCATCCTACGAATACGTGTATAACCACTCAAGCACCGATCTTTCATGGTTCTACCGTATATCCGCATTCTGGGCAGGTCAGCAGGGTTCTCTCCTTCTCTGGGCGTTGGGAATACTTGTGATGCTTATGTTTGTACGCTATACAGGGCACACAAAAGAATTTGCAGAATCGAAGCTCATGGACATTACCACAATGGTAACCATGGCAATTGTATCTGTGTTCCTGATACTGCTTATAATAGACAATCCATTTGCAGCTTTCAGAGTTCTGCCCTCGGGTTCCATAGAACCAACTAACTGGAATCCTTTTGCTGCACTCTATGATGTGCCCTACGGCCAGGGAATGAACCCTCTCCTGAGAAATCCATGGATGGCAGTCCACCCGCCAATGCTTTTCCTGGGATATGCGGCTTTCACTATCCCCTTTGCAGCTGCGGTTGCTAATCTCATCACCAAGGATAGCCGCTGGACACTCATCTCAAGGGACTGGATGAGAATTGCATGGCTTTTCCTTACACTGGGAATTGGTCTTGGAGGATTCTGGGCATATGAAGTGCTCGGATGGGGGGCATGGTACTGGACATGGGATCCTGTGGAAACATCTTCCCTCATACCATGGATAACTGCTACAGCATATCTGCATGCACATTCACGTTCAAGATTTGGAGAATATGGTTTCCTGGCACCACTAATGGCAATAGTATCTTTTATACTGGTGATATTTGCAACCTTTGTAACAAGAAGTGGTATCTGGGCCTCTGTGCACTCCTGGCAGGACTTCACAACAGAAGGACTGATAATAGCCATATTCCTGGTAATTCTCACAGGAAGCAGTATATTCTTACTTGGTAAGAGATATCTGGAAGATAACTGA
- the argF gene encoding ornithine carbamoyltransferase, which produces MKHLISMADLTHDEINELLDMAEDLKEKRLRGKVTDLLKNKSLGMIFEKSSTRTRVSFEVAMCDLGGHALYLNARDMQLGRGETVGDTSEVLSRYLYAIIARVYSHETVKQLAEHSSIPVINALSDKEHPCQILADLLTIREYKSKIAGLKYAWVGDGNNVCNSAIIGGALMDMEVAVACPPGYEPDEDVVELARELGGKITITNDPYEAAKDADILYADVWVSMGDENEREQRLKDLAPYQINSELVEQAKPDVIVMHCLPAHRGEEISAEVMDGPHSVVFDQAENRLHAQKALLMKMMA; this is translated from the coding sequence ATGAAACACCTGATTTCAATGGCAGACCTGACTCATGATGAGATCAATGAGTTACTCGATATGGCGGAGGATCTTAAGGAGAAACGCCTGAGGGGTAAGGTCACAGACCTGCTAAAGAATAAGAGTCTCGGCATGATCTTTGAAAAGTCATCTACACGTACCCGTGTGTCTTTTGAGGTTGCTATGTGCGACCTTGGCGGGCATGCTCTCTATCTCAACGCCAGGGATATGCAGCTTGGCAGAGGTGAGACTGTAGGGGATACTTCCGAGGTTCTTTCAAGATACCTTTATGCTATTATTGCAAGGGTCTATAGCCATGAAACGGTGAAACAGCTGGCAGAGCATTCCTCAATTCCGGTTATCAATGCGCTTTCGGATAAGGAACATCCATGCCAGATTCTTGCTGACCTTCTCACTATCCGCGAGTATAAGAGCAAGATCGCCGGTCTGAAGTATGCATGGGTTGGCGACGGGAACAATGTTTGTAATTCTGCTATTATCGGTGGCGCTCTTATGGATATGGAAGTCGCTGTTGCATGTCCTCCCGGATATGAGCCGGATGAGGATGTTGTTGAGCTTGCCAGGGAACTTGGCGGAAAGATTACTATCACCAATGATCCATATGAGGCTGCAAAGGATGCAGATATCCTTTATGCTGATGTATGGGTTTCCATGGGCGATGAGAATGAGCGTGAACAGCGCCTGAAAGACCTTGCACCATACCAGATCAATAGTGAACTGGTGGAGCAGGCTAAACCTGATGTCATCGTTATGCACTGTCTCCCTGCACACCGCGGTGAGGAAATAAGTGCAGAGGTTATGGATGGTCCTCATTCAGTTGTTTTCGACCAGGCTGAGAACCGCCTGCACGCCCAGAAAGCTCTCCTTATGAAAATGATGGCATAA
- a CDS encoding class I SAM-dependent methyltransferase, with protein MKKGFDGEKYEKFSAPQQEWGSKVIDELALKGDEHILDLGCGNGLLSAKLAEKVPDGKVTGIDSSPSMLEQAKKHRKGNMDFLLCDITELDFEDEFDVVFSNAALHWVKDHSFALRQINRSMKSGGIMRVQFAGEGNCMNLIPVLKGIMFSPEFKDDFSSFEWPWYMPGAEEYGDLLVRSGFMGIRAWIENADRNFPDEESYVGWINQPSLVPFVSFLPEDKASLFAKRVIKEAKAIAEQEGGTYFEYFRRLNVYAIKK; from the coding sequence GTGAAAAAGGGATTTGACGGTGAGAAGTACGAAAAGTTCTCAGCACCACAACAGGAGTGGGGCAGCAAAGTAATAGATGAGCTTGCCCTGAAAGGCGATGAACACATTCTTGATCTTGGTTGCGGCAATGGTCTTCTCAGCGCAAAACTTGCAGAAAAGGTTCCGGATGGAAAAGTAACTGGTATTGACAGTTCACCTTCTATGCTTGAACAGGCAAAAAAGCACAGGAAAGGCAATATGGATTTCTTACTGTGTGACATTACCGAGCTGGACTTTGAGGACGAGTTCGATGTTGTGTTCTCCAACGCTGCTCTTCATTGGGTAAAAGACCATTCTTTTGCTCTGCGTCAGATCAATCGCTCAATGAAAAGTGGCGGGATCATGAGGGTACAGTTTGCAGGTGAAGGTAATTGTATGAATCTGATTCCAGTCCTTAAAGGAATAATGTTTTCTCCGGAATTCAAGGATGATTTCAGTTCATTTGAATGGCCCTGGTACATGCCCGGCGCAGAAGAATACGGTGACTTGCTTGTAAGGTCCGGTTTTATGGGCATTCGTGCATGGATCGAAAATGCTGACCGCAATTTTCCTGATGAAGAATCTTATGTTGGATGGATAAACCAGCCAAGTCTTGTTCCTTTTGTATCTTTCCTCCCGGAGGATAAGGCTAGTCTTTTTGCAAAGCGTGTAATCAAAGAAGCAAAAGCGATAGCTGAGCAGGAAGGCGGGACTTATTTCGAGTACTTCAGACGTCTGAATGTATATGCTATAAAAAAATAG
- a CDS encoding exodeoxyribonuclease VII small subunit has translation MARTRKSSEESTDVGKRQMSDLMDSSEDSEAISFEQSLEELESLVEKLEKGQLTLDESLGLFERGMKLARVCNQKLSKAERKIEILVEENGNLKTETFIEE, from the coding sequence ATGGCAAGGACTAGGAAAAGTTCTGAAGAAAGCACAGATGTTGGTAAGCGCCAGATGAGTGACCTTATGGATAGTTCGGAAGATTCTGAGGCTATAAGTTTTGAACAATCTCTGGAAGAGTTGGAATCGCTGGTGGAAAAGCTCGAAAAGGGTCAATTAACCCTTGATGAGAGTCTCGGACTGTTCGAACGTGGAATGAAGCTTGCCCGTGTGTGCAACCAGAAACTTTCAAAGGCTGAAAGGAAGATCGAAATACTGGTAGAAGAGAATGGGAATCTCAAAACAGAGACATTTATTGAGGAATAA